One Mycolicibacterium crocinum DNA window includes the following coding sequences:
- a CDS encoding O-antigen ligase family protein, producing the protein MDANGFGRNATRTFVASTPGSTRTADRSASPTTFVPAPRRVLDPKRWDLRQERRAFALLIIAAIALVVLPELITHLLVKHSPDLPPGEDTASSKLPIAHLASLGGSAALLALSGAIAVRRGRPDRNITGVLVLLIALNVPYFITMALPSPQDLIKLALSNAFILAIWNVGAPIAELKWLPIIVTGIGVYSLIGGFLAPDYMMYNTKSTKAIVGGWELAGPFGHGNVLGVYCGLAFALVPLIPKMPWRIFCAVVLVATIVASATRTALICTAAVAIWWLVSWLKSVISVRTAGTVFVAVVATATFTFPFLAWDPHAFSDRASVWASALKIWEQSPLVGMGVNWFLTGAQASANIASWAYVGTGHNLTVDNLVKSGLLGVAVLVPVLAAAVWSTRGLTVSSQQIACFGYLIAFFVVATTEAVWSLMPNLQLFPISGMVFAALAVTPSGGQATEGSS; encoded by the coding sequence ATGGATGCAAACGGATTCGGGCGCAACGCGACTCGGACGTTCGTGGCATCGACTCCGGGATCGACCCGCACAGCGGACCGGTCGGCGTCACCTACGACGTTCGTGCCGGCGCCCCGGCGAGTCCTCGATCCGAAGAGATGGGATCTGCGGCAGGAACGTCGCGCGTTCGCGTTGCTCATCATCGCTGCGATCGCGCTGGTGGTACTACCGGAACTCATCACCCACCTTTTGGTCAAGCACTCACCCGACCTCCCGCCTGGTGAGGACACGGCATCATCGAAACTCCCGATCGCTCACCTTGCGAGTCTGGGGGGCTCAGCGGCGCTGCTGGCATTGAGCGGCGCGATCGCGGTGCGACGGGGCCGTCCCGACCGGAACATCACCGGCGTGCTGGTGCTGCTAATCGCGCTGAATGTCCCGTACTTCATCACGATGGCATTGCCCAGTCCGCAGGACCTGATCAAGCTCGCGCTGTCCAACGCGTTCATCCTGGCGATCTGGAACGTCGGGGCGCCGATCGCCGAGCTGAAATGGTTGCCGATCATCGTCACCGGCATCGGCGTGTACTCGCTGATCGGTGGATTCCTCGCTCCGGATTACATGATGTACAACACCAAGTCCACCAAAGCCATCGTCGGCGGCTGGGAGCTGGCCGGCCCCTTCGGGCACGGCAACGTGCTCGGCGTGTACTGCGGCCTGGCTTTTGCGTTGGTTCCGCTGATACCCAAGATGCCGTGGCGGATCTTCTGCGCAGTGGTCCTCGTCGCGACGATCGTGGCGTCAGCGACCAGAACCGCTCTGATATGCACTGCAGCCGTTGCCATCTGGTGGCTTGTGAGCTGGCTTAAGTCGGTGATCTCCGTTCGTACCGCGGGCACCGTCTTCGTCGCCGTGGTCGCCACCGCGACCTTCACCTTCCCCTTCCTGGCATGGGATCCGCACGCCTTCTCCGACCGCGCCTCGGTGTGGGCTTCGGCCCTCAAGATCTGGGAGCAATCTCCACTGGTGGGCATGGGTGTCAACTGGTTCCTCACCGGCGCACAGGCATCGGCGAACATCGCCAGCTGGGCATACGTGGGAACCGGACACAACCTCACCGTCGACAATCTCGTGAAATCCGGTCTACTCGGTGTCGCCGTGCTGGTGCCGGTGCTGGCGGCCGCGGTCTGGTCGACGCGCGGTTTGACCGTCAGTAGCCAGCAGATCGCGTGCTTCGGATACCTGATCGCCTTTTTCGTCGTCGCCACAACCGAGGCCGTCTGGTCGCTCATGCCAAATCTGCAGCTGTTCCCCATCAGTGGCATGGTCTTCGCGGCGCTGGCCGTGACACCCTCCGGCGGCCAAGCTACGGAAGGATCCTCGTGA
- a CDS encoding polysaccharide biosynthesis tyrosine autokinase, whose amino-acid sequence MEGAQLTSQDFARILRTRWKTVLGTIVIAVLSAIAYALLATPQYEAKTRLFVSTTSDSNATQTNDGGFFAQRRVLSYTQLLTGGILAQRTIDKLNLDMTANELVKEVTAEAPTDTVLIDVTVTDPSPTRARDIANTLSDEFVSMAAALETPAGALRPNAQVVVQERAEIPDGPVSPKKKQALAIALALGVLLGIVLAIARDRLSRTVKRPEAVEKATGVGVVAEIPVDPRHRKQPLVSFDGDHSPIAEAFRELRLTLRFLEVADGPRVLVVASSMPAEGRTTTAINLALALAEVDHNVVVVDADLRRPRVASYLGVDGQVGLSTVLSGDASLQDALRQTRFDRLTVLPSGAVPGNPTELLESQAATTVLHQLGEDFDYVIVDSPPMLVTDSAILAANAQGTLVLAKYGHTKLRQLVQTVTALRRPGPPVLGAVLTMTPAKKRSSLEDSYYGVPAAQQDSRQPGRRWRPGSHQK is encoded by the coding sequence ATGGAGGGGGCGCAATTGACCAGTCAGGACTTCGCGCGCATTTTGCGGACCCGGTGGAAAACCGTTCTCGGCACCATTGTCATCGCGGTTTTGAGCGCAATCGCGTACGCACTCCTGGCAACCCCGCAGTACGAAGCCAAGACTCGGTTGTTCGTGTCGACGACCTCGGACAGTAATGCCACCCAAACCAACGACGGCGGCTTCTTCGCTCAGCGCCGCGTGCTGTCCTACACCCAGCTACTCACCGGTGGAATTCTCGCTCAGCGCACCATCGACAAACTCAATCTCGACATGACCGCCAACGAGCTCGTCAAGGAGGTCACCGCGGAGGCACCGACCGACACGGTCCTGATCGATGTCACGGTGACGGACCCCTCCCCGACCCGGGCACGCGATATCGCCAACACGTTGTCCGACGAATTCGTCTCGATGGCGGCGGCGCTGGAAACCCCCGCCGGCGCCCTTCGGCCCAACGCACAGGTCGTCGTCCAGGAACGCGCAGAAATCCCCGATGGTCCGGTGAGCCCGAAGAAGAAACAGGCCCTGGCTATCGCGTTGGCCCTCGGCGTTCTACTCGGCATTGTCCTCGCAATCGCGCGTGACCGTCTGAGCCGCACGGTCAAAAGGCCGGAGGCCGTCGAGAAGGCCACGGGCGTCGGCGTGGTCGCCGAGATCCCCGTCGATCCGCGGCACCGCAAACAACCGCTCGTCTCTTTCGACGGCGACCATTCGCCGATCGCGGAGGCGTTTCGCGAGTTGCGGCTCACCCTAAGGTTTCTCGAGGTCGCTGACGGACCTCGCGTCCTAGTTGTGGCCAGTTCGATGCCTGCCGAAGGACGCACCACCACAGCGATCAATCTCGCCTTGGCACTGGCCGAAGTCGATCACAACGTCGTGGTGGTCGACGCGGATCTTCGCCGCCCCCGCGTTGCCTCGTACCTCGGAGTCGACGGGCAGGTTGGACTGAGCACGGTGCTGAGCGGGGACGCGTCGCTGCAGGATGCACTGCGCCAGACGCGATTCGACCGGCTAACCGTGTTGCCGTCCGGGGCCGTTCCCGGCAATCCGACCGAGTTGCTGGAGTCCCAAGCGGCGACGACTGTGCTCCACCAGCTCGGTGAGGATTTCGACTACGTGATCGTCGATTCGCCTCCCATGCTGGTCACCGATTCCGCCATTCTGGCGGCGAACGCGCAGGGCACGCTGGTCTTGGCGAAATACGGTCACACCAAACTTCGCCAGTTGGTTCAGACGGTCACTGCCTTGCGGCGGCCCGGACCACCCGTGCTCGGTGCCGTGCTGACGATGACGCCGGCCAAGAAGCGCAGTTCGCTCGAGGACAGCTATTACGGAGTACCGGCCGCACAACAGGATTCGCGGCAGCCAGGCCGACGCTGGCGACCGGGTTCGCACCAGAAGTAG
- a CDS encoding DUF899 domain-containing protein, protein MKTPDIVSAPEWEAARREMLVKEKELTRARDALAALRRRMPWTPVDKHYRFDGPDGAANLLDLFGGRRQLIVYRAFLDPGVHGWPDHGCVGCSLMADHIGNLAHLNARDTTLVYASRGTQADITRIKARMGWGIPWYTMVPGPDGAFDVDFGVDQWHGTNAFIREGDQIYRTYFIDSRGDEMFVNTWHFLDMTALGRQETWEDSPQGYPQSKPYEWWAWHDNYPEHTPSRWFGDPNPDDPNDPRPPR, encoded by the coding sequence ATGAAGACCCCCGACATCGTGTCGGCACCGGAGTGGGAAGCCGCTCGCCGCGAAATGCTGGTCAAAGAAAAGGAACTCACGCGCGCCCGCGACGCCCTGGCCGCGCTACGCCGGCGCATGCCGTGGACGCCAGTCGACAAGCACTACCGGTTCGACGGCCCGGATGGCGCCGCCAACCTGCTCGACCTGTTCGGCGGACGTCGCCAACTGATCGTCTACCGGGCATTCCTCGATCCCGGTGTCCACGGTTGGCCCGACCACGGCTGCGTCGGGTGCTCCCTGATGGCCGACCACATCGGCAATCTGGCCCACCTCAACGCTCGCGACACCACACTGGTCTACGCATCCCGGGGAACACAAGCCGACATCACCCGCATCAAGGCCAGGATGGGCTGGGGCATCCCGTGGTACACCATGGTGCCCGGCCCGGACGGCGCTTTCGACGTCGACTTCGGCGTGGACCAATGGCACGGCACCAACGCCTTCATCCGCGAGGGTGACCAGATCTATCGCACCTACTTCATCGACAGCCGCGGTGACGAAATGTTCGTCAACACTTGGCATTTCCTCGACATGACCGCATTGGGCCGCCAGGAGACGTGGGAGGACTCACCACAGGGCTATCCGCAGAGCAAGCCCTACGAATGGTGGGCGTGGCACGACAACTATCCCGAGCACACCCCGTCGCGGTGGTTCGGCGACCCGAACCCGGACGATCCGAACGATCCGCGGCCGCCGCGCTAG
- a CDS encoding oligosaccharide flippase family protein, whose translation MSPSFAKNTILGFASGAAVALAGFVGNAVTARLLGPDNLGVFAYVVWCVTVASVVAALGIDVVQQRFIANLRAAGRNDEASGLIGSATRMSMLAVVVGCVLLFGYLYWFGRGPTEGLTPTSRTMVVVVALLWFACWRLGDVYLFNLRGEQQFGQLARLSAVSAVMKVATMALGAWIFGIPGALAGYIAGSILPASRVFQLLRNKPGVSPSLKRDVMKFALANWILGLLGSLVFGRTQVVFLEHYTGLAAVGLFAAAVTIAEMAVQLPPLLLSALLPRFSEQHGMGAEDNMRRLYRMMTALMALVIVPLCLGLAAIAPVLIPLIFGTDFTDAVAASSVLLVAAAISSLGVTTVYFLQSVAKTGLLLISNGLGLVGTIVLGFLVIPSEGLMGAAWSRGVVQVGVVLIETWYVTRRLKVELPYRVLGAIALASLAQAAVAYLISIEVGGPLSLVLAIPAAIVVYLVGLRVFAVVRLIDPGIAPRLSTQSPERIRPMVSTIMGLVAPPAKGRAESPE comes from the coding sequence ATGTCACCGAGTTTCGCCAAGAACACCATTCTCGGCTTCGCCTCCGGCGCTGCCGTCGCGCTGGCCGGTTTCGTCGGTAACGCGGTCACCGCCCGACTGCTCGGCCCGGACAACCTGGGCGTCTTCGCCTACGTCGTGTGGTGTGTCACCGTCGCGTCGGTGGTCGCGGCTCTCGGCATCGATGTCGTTCAGCAGCGCTTCATCGCCAACCTGCGTGCCGCGGGCCGCAACGACGAGGCCAGTGGGTTGATCGGTTCGGCCACGCGGATGTCCATGCTCGCCGTGGTCGTCGGCTGCGTGCTGTTGTTCGGCTACCTGTACTGGTTCGGACGAGGCCCCACGGAGGGATTGACGCCGACGTCTCGAACGATGGTGGTCGTGGTCGCCCTGCTGTGGTTCGCTTGCTGGCGCCTGGGCGACGTGTACCTGTTCAATCTGCGGGGGGAACAGCAATTCGGTCAGCTCGCGCGCCTCTCGGCGGTGTCGGCGGTGATGAAGGTCGCGACAATGGCGTTGGGAGCCTGGATCTTCGGGATTCCCGGCGCGTTGGCCGGTTATATCGCCGGCAGCATCCTGCCGGCGTCGCGCGTTTTCCAGCTGCTGCGCAACAAGCCCGGTGTCAGTCCATCACTCAAGCGCGACGTGATGAAGTTCGCGCTGGCGAATTGGATACTCGGCCTGCTCGGCAGCTTGGTGTTCGGCCGGACCCAGGTGGTCTTCCTCGAGCATTACACGGGCCTGGCAGCGGTCGGCCTCTTCGCGGCGGCGGTGACGATCGCCGAAATGGCGGTACAGCTTCCGCCGCTGCTGCTTTCGGCGCTGCTGCCCCGCTTCAGTGAGCAGCACGGGATGGGCGCTGAGGACAACATGCGCAGGCTGTACCGGATGATGACGGCACTGATGGCGCTGGTGATCGTCCCGCTGTGCCTCGGATTGGCCGCGATTGCGCCGGTACTGATCCCGCTGATCTTCGGTACCGACTTCACCGACGCGGTGGCAGCATCGTCGGTCCTGCTGGTCGCCGCCGCCATCAGCAGTCTCGGCGTGACCACGGTGTACTTCCTGCAAAGTGTCGCCAAAACCGGACTGCTGCTGATCTCCAATGGCCTCGGGTTGGTCGGCACCATCGTGCTCGGCTTTCTGGTCATCCCGAGTGAAGGCTTGATGGGGGCGGCCTGGTCACGCGGTGTGGTTCAAGTGGGTGTCGTTTTGATCGAAACCTGGTATGTCACACGGCGACTCAAAGTCGAACTGCCCTACCGGGTCTTGGGTGCGATCGCGCTCGCGTCGCTGGCCCAAGCCGCCGTCGCCTATCTGATCAGCATCGAGGTGGGCGGCCCCCTGTCGTTGGTGCTCGCCATACCCGCCGCGATCGTGGTGTATCTGGTCGGGTTGCGGGTGTTCGCGGTGGTCCGTCTGATCGACCCGGGGATCGCGCCACGGCTGAGTACCCAGTCGCCCGAACGGATCAGGCCGATGGTGAGCACGATCATGGGGTTGGTGGCACCGCCGGCGAAGGGCCGTGCGGAGTCACCAGAGTGA
- a CDS encoding cellulase family glycosylhydrolase — MMRFTSLARGLSVALAALLAVSCQSTSPAGRVEIGMTVHLRGADAVNVRRQFDLMADMGVRWVRMDIDWSAVESEKSQLVWDGPDTVVDEATAHGMNVLAVISYSPRWANSSTTIPWAPTSRARPGDPQSFGNFARVAAQRYTSRGVRAWEIWNEPNVRTFWRPNADAKQYAELFRAAADAIRSIDPAATLLIGGLAPLPDEEGAGVKPTDYLEDLYDYGAAQLADAVAVHPYTFPELPLNSRGQPVGPFNELPDLHALMDRHGDGRKTIWITEFGAPTGTGPTAVSEHDQALTFLQARRQMGRWGWAGPLIYYELVDGGTDPTDVEKNFGVLRENLQPKPAAVALMEPASLW, encoded by the coding sequence ATGATGCGGTTCACGAGCCTTGCCCGCGGATTGTCCGTCGCCCTGGCTGCGCTGCTGGCCGTCTCCTGTCAGTCGACATCCCCGGCAGGCCGGGTCGAGATCGGGATGACCGTCCATCTCCGGGGCGCCGACGCGGTGAACGTCAGGCGGCAGTTCGACCTGATGGCCGACATGGGGGTGCGCTGGGTCCGGATGGACATCGACTGGTCGGCGGTGGAGAGCGAGAAGAGCCAGCTCGTCTGGGATGGGCCCGACACCGTCGTGGACGAGGCCACCGCCCATGGCATGAACGTTCTGGCGGTGATCTCCTACAGCCCGCGCTGGGCGAACTCGTCCACCACGATTCCGTGGGCACCGACCAGCCGCGCCCGCCCGGGGGATCCGCAGTCCTTCGGAAACTTCGCGCGCGTTGCCGCCCAGCGCTACACATCCCGTGGGGTACGCGCCTGGGAGATCTGGAATGAACCCAACGTGCGGACCTTCTGGCGACCGAATGCCGATGCCAAGCAATACGCCGAGCTCTTTCGGGCCGCCGCGGACGCGATCCGCAGTATCGATCCCGCGGCGACTCTCCTCATCGGCGGCCTCGCCCCGCTGCCCGACGAAGAAGGCGCCGGAGTCAAGCCGACAGATTATCTGGAGGACCTCTATGACTACGGCGCGGCACAGCTGGCCGACGCCGTCGCCGTGCATCCCTATACCTTCCCCGAGCTGCCCCTGAACTCGCGCGGGCAGCCGGTAGGGCCCTTCAACGAATTGCCGGATCTGCATGCGCTGATGGACCGTCACGGTGATGGTCGAAAGACCATCTGGATCACCGAATTCGGTGCACCGACCGGTACCGGACCCACTGCCGTATCAGAACACGATCAGGCCCTGACGTTTCTGCAGGCCCGTCGGCAGATGGGTCGCTGGGGCTGGGCCGGGCCACTCATCTACTACGAATTGGTCGACGGGGGAACCGATCCCACTGACGTCGAGAAGAACTTCGGGGTGCTGCGGGAAAATCTCCAGCCCAAGCCGGCTGCCGTCGCGTTGATGGAGCCAGCGTCACTCTGGTGA
- a CDS encoding glycosyltransferase family 2 protein produces the protein MTPEMTVSVVIPTICRESLRTAVESALNQTRPPAEVVVVVDAPGELHLPSSPAINVVRTPGRVGPSMAKHIGVEAASGNVIALLDDDDVWLPDKLEKQLAAAPPGDEWILSSRFTIHSDDGTSTVGPKTVITPHESVAAYLYEFRAKRSFSMLPTPTLVFPRSLADTVPWSVAAGAIHDDPTWLIEVRRARPQVPIIQVPEPLVDVMWTPASLSRSGVDRSKVYIAWGVKELADESPRVRGDYMLTSGVGSALGAGSPRGVARAIMAGVRYGRPGPLAWASAAKSVLKVGVGRMKAR, from the coding sequence GTGACGCCCGAGATGACGGTAAGTGTTGTGATTCCGACGATCTGCCGGGAAAGCCTGCGGACAGCGGTCGAATCGGCTTTGAACCAGACTCGTCCGCCGGCCGAGGTCGTCGTCGTGGTGGACGCCCCGGGAGAATTGCACCTGCCGTCGTCACCGGCCATCAATGTGGTGCGGACACCGGGACGCGTCGGACCCAGCATGGCCAAACACATCGGCGTCGAAGCGGCTTCGGGCAATGTCATTGCGCTGCTTGACGATGACGATGTCTGGCTTCCCGACAAGCTGGAGAAGCAACTGGCGGCCGCTCCTCCGGGTGACGAATGGATCCTGTCGTCGCGGTTCACCATCCACTCCGATGATGGGACCAGTACCGTCGGGCCGAAGACGGTGATCACCCCGCACGAATCGGTCGCCGCGTATCTGTACGAATTCCGCGCCAAGCGATCGTTCAGCATGCTCCCGACACCTACTCTGGTCTTTCCCCGCTCGTTGGCCGACACGGTGCCATGGTCGGTGGCGGCCGGAGCGATCCATGACGATCCGACATGGCTGATCGAGGTGCGGCGTGCGCGTCCGCAGGTGCCCATCATTCAAGTTCCCGAGCCGCTCGTCGACGTCATGTGGACACCGGCTTCACTGTCGCGTTCGGGCGTCGACCGCAGCAAGGTTTACATCGCCTGGGGCGTCAAAGAACTCGCCGACGAGTCGCCGCGGGTGCGTGGTGACTACATGCTGACGTCCGGAGTCGGGTCCGCTCTGGGGGCCGGCTCTCCCCGTGGCGTCGCGCGGGCGATCATGGCTGGGGTGCGGTATGGACGACCGGGCCCGCTGGCATGGGCCAGTGCAGCCAAGTCGGTATTGAAGGTCGGCGTCGGGCGGATGAAAGCTCGCTGA
- a CDS encoding acetate kinase, translated as MTDTVLVLNSGSSSLKYQLLQPDTATSLAHGIVERIGEETSTATLAFGNREIRRDGPIADHEAALRTAFELFREAGEDLDGLGLVAVGHRVVHGGQDLYRPTVVDDALIATLQELAPLAPLHNPPAVLGIEVARRVLPDLPHVAVFDTAFFHDLPAAAATYAIDRDLASRWQIRRYGFHGTSHQYVSQQAAHFLEAPIESLNQIVLHLGNGASASAIAGGRPVDTSMGLTPMEGLVMGTRSGDIDPGVLVYLWRTAGLDVEEIETMLNRHAGMSGLSGEIDFRVVHQRIESGDEAAQLAYDVYIHRLRKYIGAYLAVLGHTDVVTFTAGVGENDARVRRDALSGLAPLGIELDEHLNDSPARGARRISAEKSPTTVLVIPTNEELAIARACLTVI; from the coding sequence ATGACAGATACCGTTCTGGTCCTCAACTCTGGTTCGTCATCACTGAAATACCAATTACTGCAACCGGATACGGCCACCTCACTAGCGCATGGGATCGTCGAGCGGATCGGCGAGGAAACCTCGACCGCGACGCTGGCGTTCGGAAATCGCGAGATCCGGCGCGACGGTCCGATCGCCGATCACGAGGCCGCGCTGCGCACCGCGTTCGAGTTGTTCCGCGAGGCCGGCGAGGACTTGGACGGGCTGGGGCTGGTCGCGGTCGGGCACCGGGTGGTTCACGGCGGCCAGGACCTGTACCGGCCGACCGTCGTCGACGATGCGTTGATCGCCACGCTGCAGGAGCTCGCCCCGCTGGCGCCACTGCACAATCCGCCCGCGGTCCTGGGCATCGAGGTCGCCCGCCGTGTGCTTCCTGACCTGCCGCACGTCGCGGTCTTCGACACCGCGTTCTTCCACGACCTGCCCGCCGCGGCGGCGACGTATGCGATCGACCGGGATCTGGCCAGCCGCTGGCAGATTCGCCGCTACGGCTTTCACGGCACATCGCACCAGTACGTCAGCCAGCAGGCCGCGCACTTCCTCGAGGCCCCGATCGAGTCGCTCAATCAGATCGTGCTGCACCTGGGCAACGGTGCATCGGCGTCGGCAATCGCCGGCGGACGGCCCGTGGACACCTCGATGGGGCTCACGCCAATGGAGGGCCTGGTGATGGGAACCCGGTCGGGAGACATCGATCCGGGTGTGCTGGTGTATCTATGGCGCACCGCCGGCCTGGATGTTGAGGAAATCGAGACCATGCTCAACCGACATGCGGGGATGTCGGGCCTCAGCGGTGAGATCGACTTCCGGGTGGTGCACCAAAGGATCGAATCCGGGGATGAGGCAGCGCAATTGGCGTACGACGTGTACATCCACCGGCTGCGCAAGTACATCGGTGCATATCTCGCGGTGCTCGGGCACACCGACGTGGTGACGTTCACCGCCGGGGTCGGCGAGAACGACGCGCGGGTGCGCCGGGATGCACTGTCCGGTTTGGCGCCGCTCGGGATCGAGCTCGACGAGCACCTCAACGACAGTCCGGCCCGGGGTGCGCGCCGAATCTCCGCGGAGAAGTCGCCGACGACCGTGCTGGTGATTCCGACCAACGAGGAACTGGCGATCGCGCGGGCCTGCCTGACCGTGATCTAG
- a CDS encoding ArsR/SmtB family transcription factor, which translates to MVEDQVLDRTYAALADPTRRHLIEALRRGDARITDLAAPLPMTFAGVSRHIGVLESAGLIQREVRGREHWVSLRPEGLGAAQHWIDEQTRFWSDRADALATRLRRTKGQSR; encoded by the coding sequence ATGGTTGAAGATCAAGTCTTGGACCGCACCTACGCCGCATTGGCCGACCCGACGCGTCGCCACCTGATCGAGGCGTTGCGGCGCGGCGATGCTCGGATCACCGACCTCGCCGCCCCCTTGCCGATGACGTTCGCCGGAGTATCCCGTCACATCGGCGTGCTCGAGTCCGCCGGGCTCATCCAGCGGGAGGTGCGCGGGCGCGAGCACTGGGTGTCGCTGCGGCCAGAAGGGCTTGGCGCCGCCCAACATTGGATCGACGAGCAGACCCGATTCTGGTCTGATCGCGCCGACGCGCTGGCCACGCGGCTGCGCCGCACGAAGGGCCAGAGCCGATGA
- a CDS encoding SRPBCC family protein, with protein sequence MSETVTVVVQRVMPAPPEVVFDEWLDPEALEEWMCPNPVRVVDVTVEARVGGTVRFDVDDSGTRVLISGQFLTIDRPRLLRFTWSNSNWEDPTRASIVNVTFDPVGTDETLMSIEHSLLPTSEFESFHGGWIATFEQLAARLESAVR encoded by the coding sequence ATGAGCGAGACGGTGACGGTCGTCGTCCAGCGCGTCATGCCCGCTCCGCCCGAGGTGGTCTTCGACGAGTGGCTCGATCCGGAGGCGCTGGAGGAGTGGATGTGCCCGAACCCGGTGCGGGTCGTCGACGTCACCGTCGAGGCGCGCGTGGGCGGCACGGTGCGCTTCGACGTCGACGATTCGGGCACCAGGGTGCTGATCAGCGGGCAGTTCCTGACCATCGATCGTCCACGCCTGTTGCGGTTCACCTGGAGCAACTCGAATTGGGAGGATCCGACCCGGGCGAGCATCGTCAACGTGACGTTCGATCCGGTAGGGACGGACGAGACGTTGATGTCGATCGAGCATTCCCTGCTGCCGACAAGCGAATTCGAGTCGTTCCACGGCGGCTGGATTGCCACCTTCGAGCAACTCGCGGCCAGGCTGGAATCGGCTGTGCGCTGA